Proteins found in one Kwoniella bestiolae CBS 10118 chromosome 1, complete sequence genomic segment:
- a CDS encoding transitional endoplasmic reticulum ATPase, translating to MAEDPSKPVTDDSTATAILRQKRSPNRLMVEESPQEDNSVAILHPNTMEALGLFRGDTIIVRGKLRRDTVLICLSQDDIEEGKIAMNKVARGNCAVKLADLVHVSPANDIKYGKRIHVLPFADSIEGLSGNLFDVYLRPYFLEAYRPVRKGDVFQVRGGMRTVDFKVVEVDPSPYCIVASDTVIHTEGDPIDREAEEANLNAVGYDDLGGCRKQLAQIRELVELPLRHPQLFKAIGIKPPRGILMFGPPGTAAMQQIREKMDLIDLDEDTIDAEVLDSLGVTMENFRFALGVNNPSALRETVVEIPTTTWDDIGGLDKVKRELQETVQYPVEHPEKFLKYGMSPSKGVLFYGPPGTGKTLLAKAIANECQANFISIKGPELLTMWFGESEANVRDVFDKARAAAPCVMFFDELDSIAKSRGGSGGDAGGASDRVLNQILTEMDGMNAKKNVFIIGATNRPDQIDSALLRPGRLDQLIYIPLPDETSRLSILKATLRKSPIDPGVDLNFLAKSTAGFSGADLTEICQRAAKLAIRASIEADVRKERERKEKAEAEGGDVDLMDADNDEDEVPSITVDHFEEAMRFARRSVSDADIRRYEMFSTTLQQSRSFGNNFKFPESGQAQEGGASFQNEADDDE from the exons ATGGCTGAAGACCCTTCCAAG CCCGTCACCGATGACTCCACAGCTACTGCCATCCTCAGGCAAAAGCGTTC GCCAAACCGACTTATGGTAGAGGAAAGTCCTCAAGAGGATAACAGTGTAGCCATCTTACACCCCAACACAATGGAAGCCCTTGGTCTTTTCAG AGGTGATACCATTATTG TCCGAGGAAAGCTTAGAAGAGACACCGTTCTCATCTGTTTGAGTCAAGATGACATTGAGGAGGGAAAGATCGCTATGAACAAGG TCGCACGAGGAAACTGTGCTGTCAAACTTGCAGACCTGGTCCACGTCTCTCCCGCCAACGACATCAAGTATGGAAAGCGAATCCATGTACTGCCCTTCGCCGATTCAATTGAAG GTCTTTCCGGTAACCTCTTCGATGTTTATTTACGACCATACTTCCTTGAGGCTTACCGTCCAGTACGAAAAG GTGATGTATTCCAAGTACGAGGTGGTATGAGAACTGTTGATTTCAAGGTAGTTGAGGTTGATCCCTCTCCATACTGT ATTGTCGCTTCGGATACG GTCATCCACACTGAAGGTGATCCAATCGACAGAGAAGCGGAGGAAGCCAACCTCAACGCTGTTGGATATGACGATCTTGGTGGTTGCAGGAAACAGCTAGCTCAG ATCCGAGAACTCGTCGAACTTCCTTTACGACATCCACAACTGTTCAAGGCCATTGGTATCAAACCTCCTCGAGGTATCCTCATGTTCGGTCCTCCTGGTACTG CCGCCATGCAGCAAATCAGAGAAAAGATGGATCTTATCGACTTAGACGAAGACACCATTGATGCCGAAGTTCTCGACTCTCTTGGAGTTACCATGGAAAACTTCCGATTCGCCCTCGGCGTCAACAACCCTTCTGCTCTCCGAGAAACCGTCGTCGAAATCCCCACCACTACTTGGGACGATATTGGAGGTCTGGACAAAGTCAAGAGGGAATTGCAGGAGACTGTTCAATATCCCGTCGAGCATCCCGAAAAATTCCTCAAGTATGGTATGTCTCCTTCCAAAGGTGTTCTGTTCTATGGTCCTCCTGGTACCGGTAAGACGTTGTTAGCCAAAGC CATCGCCAACGAATGTCAAGCCAACTTTATCTCCATCAAGGGTCCTGAGCTTCTCACAATGTGGTTCGGAGAGTCGGAAGCGAACGTACGAGACGTCTTCGATAAAGCTCGAGCTGCTGCTCCGTGTGTCATGTTCTTCGATGAATTGGACTCCATCGCCAAGTCTCGAGGTGGTTCTGGCGGTGACGCTGGTGGTGCCAGTGACCGAGTTCTGAACCAAATTTTG ACCGAGATGGACGGGATGAACGCTAAGAAGA ACGTTTTCATCATCGGAGCTACCA ATCGTCCCGATCAAATCGATTCCGCTCTTTTAAGACCTGGTCGTCTCGATCAA CTTATctacatccctcttcctgaCGAGACCTCTCGATTatccatcctcaaagccACTTTGCGAAAATCCCCCATCGACCCCGGAGTCGATCTCAATTTCCTTGCCAAGAGTACCGCTGGATTCTCAGGTGCCGATCTTACCGAGATCTGTCAACGTGCCGCGAAACTTGCTATCCGAGCAAGTATCGAGGCTGATGTGCGcaaagagagggagagaaaggagaaagctgaagctgaaggtgGTGACGTCGATCTTATGGATGCTGAcaatgatgaggacgaggtgCCTTCGATCACGGT TGACCACttcgaagag GCTATGCGATTCGCTCGACGATCCGTCTCCGACGCTGACATTCGTCGATACGAAATGTTCAGTACTACTCTTCAACAATCAAGATCCTTCGGTAACAACTTCAAGTTCCCTGAGAGTGGTCAAGCGCAAGAAGGTGGAGCTAGCTTCCagaacgaagctgatgacGACGAGTGA